A stretch of the Arachis stenosperma cultivar V10309 chromosome 6, arast.V10309.gnm1.PFL2, whole genome shotgun sequence genome encodes the following:
- the LOC130934794 gene encoding putative F-box protein At1g67623, translated as MTSQCCSNIAFIPNDIWEAITIKVAADSIQSLCSLRMTCKAAHDAGEADIVHWSVSIPPPHATPWWWCLNLEAKRFFDRCMAAGNPELLFREALRELFIRRNENVGIQLLNSATSTGHTAAKYALSMMLMLRTYDTVETQKGLELYRELDAAGSLAGCNARCFSILTVSWPGEVQMPRIEEQHTVCASPRCSTRGHMPLLYDYRRRAAERNSVHAFGRAAHIPCIQCRADYDLQAFVNLP; from the coding sequence ATGACAAGCCAATGTTGTTCAAATATAGCTTTCATTCCGAACGACATCTGGGAAGCAATAACCATTAAAGTTGCGGCAGATTCCATCCAATCCCTGTGCAGTCTCAGAATGACTTGTAAGGCTGCACACGATGCGGGAGAGGCTGATATTGTTCACTGGAGTGTTTCCATTCCACCCCCGCATGCTACGCCCTGGTGGTGGTGCCTCAACCTGGAGGCAAAGAGATTCTTTGATCGCTGCATGGCAGCTGGCAACCCAGAGCTTCTGTTTCGGGAGGCACTTCGGGAACTCTTCATCAGACGCAACGAAAACGTTGGCATCCAGTTGCTGAACAGTGCAACAAGTACAGGCCATACAGCAGCCAAATACGCACTGAGCATGATGTTGATGCTTCGCACGTACGACACCGTAGAGACACAAAAAGGCCTGGAACTGTATCGGGAGCTTGATGCGGCTGGTTCACTGGCTGGCTGTAACGCGAGGTGCTTCTCAATTCTGACAGTATCGTGGCCAGGTGAGGTCCAAATGCCCCGTATAGAAGAACAACACACTGTCTGTGCCTCACCTAGGTGCTCCACCAGGGGCCACATGCCTCTTCTGTATGATTATCGCAGACGTGCGGCAGAGCGAAACTCCGTTCATGCTTTCGGCAGGGCCGCTCATATCCCCTGCATCCAGTGTCGCGCAGACTACGACCTGCAAGCCTTCGTCAATCTCCCATGA